A single region of the Indicator indicator isolate 239-I01 chromosome 3, UM_Iind_1.1, whole genome shotgun sequence genome encodes:
- the GTSE1 gene encoding G2 and S phase-expressed protein 1: MEEGKETAAHRSSRVIEEKMGICMSNDFPLLTDENFDFDLSLSPASGNEDEVFVGPLGHKEKCIATNIEAKECDEKKSVPASDELLWSPLKGEKFVEIFKEARLLALRIETEGKNEQTKISQPEEQGNKVAEKFVEDSKSKLKILRDQNIEKSPRAVKRETYCVQDSLACQLPACFQKESDKLLSDDRAHALHTPENRCPVKMCVSSTKTASSPLVQKQKTTERNTKATGKLPMAKTLSTLGKSNLSVTEKPSLKKTTQLKLPGVGLSRKMNASSSSISSMNFSLNSSLLLSPTGKDGKSSMSSKANVSGSKLSSSTNRLAKVSSLLAVNTEKSKNQARSASTRSSVSSANSSASVTSESAGSGIQRLSSPDLQKLCQQNKDGSGMKGSLCPKPRARILSVPTCQTKVLVKTADTPKGTASLGSTYCGILGSAMAVSTPVKASEDGIFQNSSFPKRSACMTPAGLKRSGLPTPVRRISGFPAVTPKTAPRMAFSPHVASVHQSSSFSTKKTLAAGFKQTKETKTQVSSSEDVFPPPVLPLALNFSPEKNVTEVVENKLKEDEVQNQLAEEKQTEVLLVDIGEDKPFPQTLECENRPLIDLSNTPELSKNSPLKPVFSEQVKLIDLSSPLITLSPDVNKENVDSPLVKF; this comes from the exons atggaggaaggaaaagaaaccgCAGCACACCGCTCAAGTCGCGTGATTGAAGAAAAAATGGGTATTTGCATGAGCAATG ACTTTCCTCTTCTGACTGATGAAAACTTTGATTTtgacctttctctctctccagcaag tgGAAATGAAGATGAAGTTTTTGTTGGACCTTTGGGacataaagaaaaatgtattgCCACCAATATTGAGGCCAAAGAGTGTGATGAAAAGAAGAGCGTACCTGCTTCTGATGAACTCCTGTGGAGTCCACTTAAAGGAGAGAAATTTGTGGAAATTTTCAAAGAAGCCCGTTTGCTAGCACTGCGAATAGAGACTGAAGGCAAGAATGAACAGACTAAAATAAGCCAACCAGAAGAACAGGGCAACAAAGTTGCTGAAAAATTTGTGGAGGACTCGAAGTCAAAACTGAAAATACTGAGAGACCAAAATATAGAGAAAAGTCCCAGGGCTGTTAAGAGGGAGACATACTGTGTGCAGGATAGCCTAGCATGTCAGCTGCCAGCTTGTTTTCAGAAGGAGTCAGATAAACTTTTGTCAGATGACAGAGCACATGCTCTTCATACTCCTGAAAATAGATGCCCTGTTAAAATGTGTGTCTCTTCTACAAAAACTGCCAGTTCACCTCTGGTACAAAAGCAGAAAACTACGGAAAGAAATACAAAGGCAACTGGCAAACTGCCAATGGCAAAAACTTTATCTACTCTTGGGAAAAGCAATTTGTCGGTTACTGAAAAG CCTAGcttaaagaaaacaacacagcTGAAACTTCCTGGTGTTGGTCTCTCAAGAAAGATGAATGCATCTTCGTCATCAATTTCCAGCATGAACTTCAGTCTGAATTCAAGTTTACTGCTTTCTCCCACAGGAAAAGATG GAAAATCAAGTATGTCTTCAAAAGCTAATGTGAGTGGCTCTAAGCTTTCATCAAGTACAAACAGGCTGGCTAAAGTGTCATCTCTGCTGGCTGTCAATACTGAGAAATCCAAGAATCAAGCAAGATCAGCCAGTACTCGCAGTTCTGTAAGCTCAGCTAACTCTTCAGCTTCTGTAACATCTGagtctgcaggcagtggaattCAGAGACTGAGTTCTCCTGATCTGCAGAAGCTATGTCAGCAGAATAAAGATGGAAGTGGAATGAAAGGAAGCCTCTGTCCAAAGCCCAGGGCTAGAATTTTGTCTGTTCCTACATGTCAAACTAAGGTTTTAGTGAAAACTGCAG ACACACCGAAAGGAACAGCATCTCTTGGATCAACATATTGTGGCATACTTGGAAG TGCAATGGCAGTCAGCACTCCAGTGAAAGCCTCAGAAGATGGGATCTTTCAGAATTCTTCGTTTCCTAAAAGGTCTGCCTGCATGACTCCTGCCGGTCTGAAGCGGTCTGGCTTACCTACACCTGTTCGTCGGATCTCAGGATTTCCTGCAGTGACTCCGAAAACTGCACCAAGAATGGCGTTTTCACCACATGTGGCATCTGTTCACCAAAGTTCCAGCTTTTCTACCAAAAAGACTCTTGCAGCTGG TTTTAAGCAGACAAAAGAGACTAAGACACAGGTATCTTCTTCAGAAGATGTATTTCCTCCACCTGTACTACCTCTTGCACTTAACTTCtcaccagaaaaaaatgtgacagaagtggtagaaaacaaattaaaagagGATGAAGTACAAAATCAGCTGGCTGAAGAGAAGCAAACTGAG GTTTTACTGGTAGATATTGGAGAAGACAAACCTTTCCCACAGACTTTGGAATGTGAAAATAGACCCCTGATTGACCTTTCCAATACTCCTGAACTGAGTAAAAATAGCCCTCTAAAGCCTGTATTCTCAGAGCAGGTAAAG ctaattGATTTGAGTTCACCTCTTATCACTCTGAGTCCTGATGTCAACAAGGAAAACGTTGATTCCCCTTTAGTCAAGTTCTGA
- the TRMU gene encoding mitochondrial tRNA-specific 2-thiouridylase 1 isoform X1, producing MKNWDPLDEQGACSIDRDCEDAYRVCQKLDIPFHQVSYVKEYWNEVFSDLLKEYELGRTPNPDIVCNKHIKFNYFLHYAMDNLGADAIATGHYARTSLEDEEVFQQKHMKRPQRLFRNRFEVRNTVKLLQGADLFKDQTFFLSQISQDALRKTIFPLGDLTKSYVKKIAAEHGLHHVLKKKESMGVCFIGERNFENFLLEYLEPQPGNFVSIEDKKVMGTHKGWFLYTIGQRARLAGLKDAWFVVDKDVSTGDIFVAPTTDHPALYRDLLRTNRVHWIAEEPPAELVRDKMMECHFRFQHQMALVCCVLQGS from the exons ATGAAGAACTGGGACCctctggatgagcaaggagcttgtTCCATTGACAGAGATTGTGAAGATGCTTACCGGGTTTGTCAGAAACTTGATATTCCTTTTCACCAGGTTTCCTACGTGAAAGAATACTGGAATGAAGTATTCAG TGACCTCTTAAAGGAGTATGAATTGGGAAGGACTCCTAATCCTGATATTGTGTGTAACAAGCATATCAAATTCAACTACTTTCTTCATTATGCTATGGATAACCTTG GAGCAGATGCAATTGCTACTGGGCATTATGCTAGGACCTCACTAGAGGACGAGGAAGTGTTTCAACAAAAACATATGAAAAGACCGCAAAGGCTTTTCAGAAACCGTTTTGAAGTTAGAAATA CTGTGAAACTCCTTCAAGGGGCTGACCTCTTTAAGGACCAGACCTTCTTTCTAAGTCAGATCTCACAAGATGCTTTGAGGAAAACCATTTTCCCTTTGGGGGATTTAACAAAAAGTTATGTAAAGAAGATAGCAGCAGAACATGGACTTCATCATGTGCTAAAGAAAAAAGAG AGTATGGGAGTCTGTTTCATTGGTGAAAGAAACTTTGAAAATTTCCTTCTTGAG TATTTAGAACCTCAACCAGGTAATTTTGTTTCCATTGAAGATAAGAAGGTGATGGGAACACACAAAG GTTGGTTCCTCTATACAATAGGCCAGAGGGCTAGACTAGCAGGCCTGAAGGATGCTTGGTTCGTTGTAGACAAAGATGTCAGCACTGGAGATATCTTTGTG GCACCAACAACAGATCACCCTGCCCTGTACAGAGATTTACTGCGGACAAACAGAGTGCACTGGATAGCAGAGGAACCTCCTGCAGAGCTTGTTAGAGATAAAATGATGGAATGTCATTTCAGATTTCAGCACCAGATGGCACTGG TTTGCTGTGTTCTACAAGGGTCATGA
- the TRMU gene encoding mitochondrial tRNA-specific 2-thiouridylase 1 isoform X2, translating to MKNWDPLDEQGACSIDRDCEDAYRVCQKLDIPFHQVSYVKEYWNEVFSDLLKEYELGRTPNPDIVCNKHIKFNYFLHYAMDNLGADAIATGHYARTSLEDEEVFQQKHMKRPQRLFRNRFEVRNTVKLLQGADLFKDQTFFLSQISQDALRKTIFPLGDLTKSYVKKIAAEHGLHHVLKKKESMGVCFIGERNFENFLLEYLEPQPGNFVSIEDKKVMGTHKGWFLYTIGQRARLAGLKDAWFVVDKDVSTGDIFVAPTTDHPALYRDLLRTNRVHWIAEEPPAELVRDKMMECHFRFQHQMALVPCVLTLNQDGSVWVTLVKPARAITPGQFAVFYKGHECLGSGKILRIGPSVYTMQQGKNRDESPQEEETDQTEPAT from the exons ATGAAGAACTGGGACCctctggatgagcaaggagcttgtTCCATTGACAGAGATTGTGAAGATGCTTACCGGGTTTGTCAGAAACTTGATATTCCTTTTCACCAGGTTTCCTACGTGAAAGAATACTGGAATGAAGTATTCAG TGACCTCTTAAAGGAGTATGAATTGGGAAGGACTCCTAATCCTGATATTGTGTGTAACAAGCATATCAAATTCAACTACTTTCTTCATTATGCTATGGATAACCTTG GAGCAGATGCAATTGCTACTGGGCATTATGCTAGGACCTCACTAGAGGACGAGGAAGTGTTTCAACAAAAACATATGAAAAGACCGCAAAGGCTTTTCAGAAACCGTTTTGAAGTTAGAAATA CTGTGAAACTCCTTCAAGGGGCTGACCTCTTTAAGGACCAGACCTTCTTTCTAAGTCAGATCTCACAAGATGCTTTGAGGAAAACCATTTTCCCTTTGGGGGATTTAACAAAAAGTTATGTAAAGAAGATAGCAGCAGAACATGGACTTCATCATGTGCTAAAGAAAAAAGAG AGTATGGGAGTCTGTTTCATTGGTGAAAGAAACTTTGAAAATTTCCTTCTTGAG TATTTAGAACCTCAACCAGGTAATTTTGTTTCCATTGAAGATAAGAAGGTGATGGGAACACACAAAG GTTGGTTCCTCTATACAATAGGCCAGAGGGCTAGACTAGCAGGCCTGAAGGATGCTTGGTTCGTTGTAGACAAAGATGTCAGCACTGGAGATATCTTTGTG GCACCAACAACAGATCACCCTGCCCTGTACAGAGATTTACTGCGGACAAACAGAGTGCACTGGATAGCAGAGGAACCTCCTGCAGAGCTTGTTAGAGATAAAATGATGGAATGTCATTTCAGATTTCAGCACCAGATGGCACTGG TGCCTTGTGTTCTGACTCTAAACCAAGATGGGAGTGTGTGGGTGACACTAGTGAAGCCAGCAAGAGCTATCACACCCGGGCAG TTTGCTGTGTTCTACAAGGGTCATGAGTGCCTGGGCAGTGGGAAGATTCTAAGGATAGGGCCATCGGTCTACACCATGCAACAGGGGAAAAACCGAGATGAGAGTCCACAGGAGGAAGAGACTGACCAGACAGAACCAGCAACATAA